The DNA sequence CCTCAAGCCCCAACAGGAATACAAAGCTCACCAGAGCACAATGGAGGGAACAACCACCTTCAGGTACAGTACAGTTATAAGAGGTACAGTacactttaaaggggtcatataatgagattttttttaagatgtaaaataagtctttggtgtccccagtgcgcgtatgtgaagttttaactcaaaataccccacaagtaatttattataacatgttaaaattgccattttgtaagtgtgaacaaaaatgtgctgttttcaggtgtgtccttaaaatgcaaatgagctgataaaaagcaaacactgatcgccataatagtggcttgttgaaattgaaactcgaTTGTGCTGTCATTTCTCGCACTTTCTTTCTCTcggcactaaatgacagtggcGTAGTTGGATAGTGTACATTAAGAggtggtattattgtaattggcgCACCTACATaaaaaaacaggcaaaatctgaatcTGAACCTATTTTCTCAAAagtttaacaaaacaaaacatgtttaggttgatagaagcactggggacccaattatagcacttaaacatgaaaaaagtcagcgTTTTCATgctatggcccctttaaagattGGCAAATAACTAGAAAAGGTTCATTTATGAAGTTTATTGTCACAAGCCAATAACACATATGTTTATTAGAAACACACAGTTAAACAGTGATAAATTTAACAGAAATATCTGTACTATCATTTCTGATCAAGTAATACGACCTTACAATAACAAGTACAtcataatgtcaaaaatgttgCGTAGTAGTGTAAGACAAAACATAAAGCTTTTCATTATGATTTCTCAGGACGGACTATATCCCGTATGTGGTCCCTCGACGCCCTGAAAGACAGCAGGTCGAGTACAAGCCTAAACCTGGACAGATTGACTTGGGAACCACTTATAAACAAGACTTCAATCAATACGAAGTACAGCCGTTCGTTCCCTCTCGCCCTAAAGAAAGAGTACACATCATAAATGCAAAACTGGACACCGTGCCCACCTACAAAGGTACATACATTATGTCATATGATGACATTATACAATATATTATGTCAGTATGGTCATGTAATGGTGAGCAGGTAGttacaatataaaatacaaatataaaaatataaattaggaGGGTTCATTggtttatattaaaattaagggtttgagttaaggatAATTTTGagtttctttgattaaaacgttgatccaggattGCATCTAACTTTGTGAAATCAAGGCGACCCAATAATGACAGGGGTGGATTTGCTAGGGCTAACCCCCATAATATTTGACATAATTTAAACACTAATTAATGTAACTTTATAATAGTAATCAGtcattaaaggcacaatatgtaagataTTTGCAATATACCAACAAATGCGTGCACAGCATGATATATTTCAGTAGTTCAGTAGTTACATTATTCCAAAAGTTCCCAAGGATTTGTAattcttattttaaattttagcTCATCCCTTGTCATTGTTGCCTATCAATGACAAAATATCCGCgatactgtgggttcacaccagccatgtttgaggcgtcaaattcgcgtctaatgcttctagtttgccgcttgaacattttgagtttactcgattcattcgcgcatgaaattctagtcatcgagacattcacgtggaaattcgcgtcatgggaggggcttctgcgactccgcttgctGTCTGTAaccatgtcactactagagcaagctcctgattggttaacgcggcgcattttccgccaaagtaaaaaaaatttaacttgcgcgtttcccgcggcaatgctcaattcgcaccaatgaggcggaatcgcgtttACCGTGCTGCGCttaacgcctcattcgcgccgcgagacctcaaGATGCGCGTCAACACGTGTTTGCATCGAAAATCACTCGAGCTTaacgcctctaccacggctggtatgaatgtagtctcagcctcagacgtcatgcccacagactgttggctaaacgtctgatgtttatcgtacacttttctggaaaccctgtgagaatgttgaagtcgttctgattggttgaaataaaccggatttaCAGGAGACGCGaatgtcgcgattagtttcggtccctggatgttccattgaggaagagaatcagtcgtgttcacgtggatgataatgaccagttatcatgatcagctaaacattggattctcaaaaatatgcaaagttcgcggcatagactctctaaaagacgtccaagagttttgcttgaggcagttagtggagtcaaaaagtttggttctcctgaattgcttgtgtgtgtttaaaagtggagagatatgcttcaaacagacgtttaacaggatcgtctcattggtgtggctgttgatgaagtgctcaacgttgtcctatggtgagtaatgttgtttatttagatgctattcggttgcggctggttatttcaataactgacttgttgccagccggctcgttattgtggggagtccgaaacgtgacgctagacgaaacaaactgtgattggttgtttgacatgtcggttaaacagctcgtgggcgggctttgtccagaaaaagcaacGAAAAACACCAGATCTTCAGTATTGAAGACTAGtatgaacgcagcattagtttCCGCTTGTAGAAACTATGACATGAGGACAAATATGGAAGTGGTGGTTATACTCCGCTGTTGTGTCGTTCAGTCATCATGGATTACGATTATTCAGAAAATCTAAATAACGTAAACTGAGATCAACAAAGGAATAATATCAGTATTTCGTTTTTGAGATGGAGAGAGCGACAACTAGGACTTGACAGAGACTCTTTCACATGGTGAAAAACCCATTGTTCCAACCTCCTTCATAGCTTCATCAAGGGTcactttattattgttttaaaaatgcgacctctggTGCCAAAAAaacttacatattgtgcctttattTAGTTGACTTGTGCAGTTtataaatactttatttatttgcaaACAATATCAAGTTTACTAAACGTTTTATATTGTGTTTATAGAGGATTTTCGTCAGTGGGAAATCAGCAGGCGTGAATTAACTAAACCTGATATGACGTATCACCCTCCCGCTGCCAAATTTGGGAATTCCACAACATTCCAGGATGATTTTGTCCAAAAAGGTCTTGTGCCACGTGAGAGCTACAAGCCTCCCAACGTGGCCAAGTTCTCCGACGTTCCATTCGAAAACCTAACCAGCAACAAGCTCTCATATGTACCACATGCTCTGGAAGCCCGTTATATAAAAGCGCCAGAAGAATATAAACCCAACAGCAATCCTTTCCAAGACCTCACCACACACCGTCAAGACTTCCAAGGCCTGCCTGGTCAACTGCCCAAAAGCTGCAAGCCTGTGGTCCTCAAGAAGGCTTCTAACAAGCCCTTCCAGAGCAGCACGGAATTCCGAGATCGTTTCCAGCAGTGGCCCGTCTCCCTTCCGGAATTCCACAAGTCGGTGGAGTACACGAGTCCCACGGCGCATATGGACCTGACCACCACCTCACACACCGATTATATCAAGCACCAGGTCCAACCATTCCTATCGGCCAAACCCTTCTCGATCCCAAAGAAGTCCTCTGAGCCCTTTCAGGGCAACACCACAATGAGGGATGACTTTCAGCCATGGGCGCCGCAACGTCAAAGCCTGATCCGGAAGCAAGAGGAAATCCGGCGATCCAGTGATAAAATGGAAGATCTCACCACCTTCAAAGCCCATTTCATCCATCACCAACCCCAGCCCAGTCAAAGCTTCAAGCCCCATAATGCACCAATGCAGTCTGACGCTCCGCTAGAGAACGACACCATGTACCGCACGGAGTTCACACCCAAGAAGATCAGCATTTGTCCAGCCAGTTTCGAGGCTCCACCGGGGTTTGTTTTCGATGCGTACGACGATCGAGGTCACCGGTTCTTCCGCAAGTTGACATCCACCGATAGGATTGAGACTCCTAAGGAAATGGCCTTGATTGCTTAACTCATCATGTGGTTATATAAAAGATGACTCAGCATACAATATGATGTATTGATGTCATGAATTGTTTCAATGGGTCAAGGAAACAAAGCATCTACCTTTTACAAATGAATAATTATGAACTTTGTTGTTAGTTGCTCGCCTTCATGTCGTTTGATCCCCCAATGTCGTTCTTTTTTCTTCAGTACCCAAAcacagattatttaaaaaatgttgtttagggttttctggttactaAGGGAGGGGATGGTGATCgtttttttaacccaaaaaaCACAAAGTATTTTATCAGGACACTTACGCCGGATTTCCACAAACTGCGGAATGGCGGCGGAGTCAACCGTTTCCCTTCGAAACGTCTCATTCGTGTCAATTTATGTATTTCCACTGTCTGcgttccgaatccgtcacagctccggccatccgcagccctccggaACAAATTCGCTATTTTTGTCGGATGCCGGACAGCTACGCAGGGCTatatcgcgtgatcatacctgaattcgcgatatctcgtgttgtgatctgggctggtttGTAAAAACCTCATAATTCAACGCCATAATGGGCGGAGACAAAACTAGATATCGCGTGATCATCACGTGAATttgattttaattaaattaaattaaattaaattttaagttATTTAACACTTTTGAGTCCTTTTGATGCTTGAACGGTTTTCTGGTTACTATTGGAGTGGGTGGTAATCGCTTCAGTCACTATCCACTTTTAtagtttccaaaaaaaaaactttataaaaaaaatctgcatgtGGGTTCTGAAGTACAAAGAAAGACATGGGGTTCAAATGAGatgagggcgagtaaatgatgataaaGTTTTTGGTTTTGGGTAAACTTTCACTTTATTAAGTTTTAGCTTGAGCAGGACAAAATATccgccaatggggtaagcaaatttttcttgaattttgtgtttaagaaacattttcaagattttttagcttaccccattggcagatttatttattttttttgcttgttttatgcacaaaatcacttaaatttgaaatgtttggtctaaaaactagacttatttccttgggtcgttttgctcatcaagaaaaagcatcttaatttaagaatttttagacatttttactgaaaccaagcaaaaaatactaagaatttttttcttggaaatcattttttgcagtgtattataTGCATAATAAAAGTATTAAGTATTATAATGTATTAATCTTAACGTACAGTATGTAAATCTGACACACTATGGCGTTTGATCAATCAAGCACATTTATTGTCTCGAACTAACCACGTTGCGGCATACCGCATCCGTTTGATTGTATTAATCACAATATAAAATgaccaaaataaacaaaattgataataataaaaaaaatgtaattggtAAAATCGTATTTATTGTATTCGTATCACGTAAAATTTTCTGATATATTGACATGAGTACCAAACTGGTGAGTCGTACTGTAATGCAATCGATTAAATTCATGAATTAAATTCTGTGAGTGGTTTATGTACCTATTACAACATTTGATGAAAATGCATGCATTCGAAAGCCAGTAAGAAACCATTATATTAAGAGATACGgatcattcacataaaatgctATATGTGTGCAAGCTTTGCTGTTTACGGTCTTAAATATGgattataaagacaaactaaaTCAAgaggtatgaaaataaaatccaAATTTTCTCCACTCAATGTACAATATTGcacttaaaaacacattatatacATGACATATTTTACAATGCAGCACAAAAAAGTACATCTAATAGACTTGAAAACATTAACAGGTCTTCTGTCATATTCAAATCACTCACTATTAAGGTATGGGCATTTTGATAAGCTGTCGTCTTGCTGATATACCTCAGTACTGTATTTACACCCAATATCATTTTAATCTTCCTTCCCATAAGAGAACGGTCCAACAGGATTTGTCTTCCGATATCCACAACAAAAATTCATGTCTCTTAAATTAATACACGTAAAATAGGGGAGAGATAAATCATAGGCGAAAAGAactctttggacatatgatggtCTGCCACCAGTAGACATCTACTCCAATGCAATTCAAGCGTTCAGGGGTTTGCATGATTCAAATGATGACAATCAGTGCGTGTGTGCTAGAAGTTTGAGCAGTTGTCCTCTAGGTGGCGCTGGTGTCTTGTGAACAGGTTTGGCAGCAGCGTTGTCTATACAGGTCCACCAGGCAAAGCCTGAGACGTTTCACCACAGGACAGTAATGAGTTCTGTCCTGACACTCACCTAcagaaataaacagaaaattAAAGGTTAACCAGTTAAAAagacatatataaaaatacacgggtgaaataataataataataacatcatTTTTGTTATACAATTAAAGAACAGAGCAATAAAATGATGTGTCCCTGTAGCTTAAAAGTCAAAACTCGACTTACTTTAATGAAAATGTGTATATGCGGGACAACGTTCACAATACAGCCTTATTGTTTAAGTGGGAACATTTCAATACTCCATCCTTCAGCCAGCCAAAACACTATCACGCTTCAAAAACAACACTTCTTTTATTGGCgtcattttattaaatatttcaccCCGAAACAAGTGAGGTGACTCAAAGATGACATTTCATTAGGTTTCGCAATGAAAGACAAATACACAAAGCAGACATTTGGACATTCGTGTGAGCGCCATTAATGCAGTTGCCAAATAAGATTTCTGAAATAAACGACTGTAGTTTGCTACAGTATGAGAACAGGAGTGAGTTCTCTCAGGACTTTGTGATAACTTGTAAAAGGCTTACAAATAAGCCCCTGGTCTTCCGGAGTGACGAAACAGGCCAATGCGTTTCACCCTCAGGTCTGTAATATTTTCCTTATTAAAACGTGAACGCACTTTAAGAGCGGTGAAGGAGGCTACGGTGACCCCAAAAGGAAATTCCTGACACTTAAGTCACcctttaaaatctttaaatgtCATTGCCTTAAATTAACAAAAGCAGAGCAAGCCATTTGCAAACGTATTGAACTATTTTTGCAATGACTTTAACGAAACGTCGTCAAAAGTGATTTTTGTGGATGCATACCCATTAAATATGCACACcgttaaaaaattactttacaaatGGTAACTAGCTGGTTTATAATAGTGCTGTGAGGGCTGGAGAGCGATTggtaataaataataagagaCTGACTGCCACAGGAAGTGAtgttgcagtgttgccaggtaaCAGGACGCGGTCGCCAGGCGCAGTGCTGGTCGGGGAGAGTTTTCAGCTTTTGCCGATGGACGCATTCCACTCGACGCGACTGGAAGCCGCTGCCGCACGCCGCCGTACACGTTCTCCACGGCCACACCTTCCAGTGTACGTCACACATGTCGGATGAACAATTCCTTACGGACGCCGGCCTACGGACGTGTGTTAGAAAGTACAGAAACAGTTACAATGTTAACGATGCTTTAAATGTCAGATATTGCTTGGGAAATCCTGTACCTTTGTTTCGCGTTGCATGTTTTGATTGTAGAGTTGCCGAAATGTCGACACGATACAGTCCTGCTCTGTGTGGCCACCGCGGGTCCCAGACAACGACCTGTGCACTGTTGAACGCAAAATTACATTATTTATCATCACAACATGATACACACTTGACTGAGACACTGATGTTAGTGCGCGTTCAGACcagacgcgaatgaagcgaataaATCATGGTATTTCGCGCGTAGTTGATCACTTAAACATTTTGCGTCACTCGCCCATGACATTCAGATGCGAATATGCTCAATTTGCCAGCTTTAGCTAGCTtgtagggccctattttaacgatctaagcacattgtctaaagcgcacggtctaaatgggcgtgttcgattccacttttgctaatttaacgacgggaaaaatagTTTATGCGCCAATTGCACGGCCTAAATGGGTTGTCCCTATTGTcataatgggtgtgttttgagcgtaacgtgcaataaaccaatgagagtctcagctgttatcccctttaaaagcaatttGCGGCTAGCGCCAtgcctaatccctatttaggaagcggaatttgtaaactgaaaaactaagcgaagtaagaagaccaccagtttaagaataatgtaaaaaaaattgcgtTGTTTTCATTGGtattttttggcattaaaacctttaaaagccgttttctttcagtcatggaagtaaaattgtCAGGCTTATAATTGGTGTAAATGTAtcgatatcctacataatcatacagaatctcataaaataatctacaaatatgcaagaaaaggtttgtacaaACAAGATTtacaaacattttacaaaattgttccatatttaaatttttatgtgctgctgcgcatccatgtgtgtgataagcaaacgcgtGTTGTAGtctcgtttataggcgcatattactaacgcgctcataaattaacataaacaatattgcgccactgactttagactttagagcaggtttttgttggtcaatggcgtagtctattttagttgcctcaaaatagcaacgcaccaacaatgcacctgacaCACtgcgttttcagaccagaacgtgGCACTAAACAACATGGcactaaatgtgaaaatgatcattacgccaggttgaaactagcaaaagacacttgcctCGCGCATTGTGCCGTGTGTATAATAGAGCCCGTAgtctcaatatatatatatatatatatatatatatatataatatatgccTCCGCTCGCTACattgtaatcatgtcactactagagcaagctcgtgattggttaacatggcccacttttgctaatttaacgacgggaaaataGTTTATGCGCCAATTGCACGGCCTAAATGGGTTGTCCCTATtgtcgtaatgagtaatgggtgtgttttgggcgtaacgtgcaataaatcAATGACAGTTGACAATCCCTATTTAGGaagcggaatttgtaaactgaaaaactaagcgaagtaagaagaccaccagtttaagaataatgtattTTCTCGTCATTCGTCCCGCCTCATTTGCAAGAATTGCGCTGCACAATGTCTATCGAAtatttacattgacttaacaagtaaatcactcacgcttaaTGCTTAATTCGCGTCTAGTGTGAACGCATCATTAAGGAGAGGATACGGTATAAACATTTATATGAAAGGGTACAGCGAATGCACACTGCAGAACACTGTAATGGCATCAAGTACCCTTATAATGAGTAAATAGTCACATATACAGTACTCCTTTAGTCCAATGTTTCATATTAAAGAGGTCTGAATTTCATTTCACAGTGACAGTAAAGTGTTTTATGAACAAACCTTGCCCCAGAGACCAGTGATCCACTCTGCACAAGCGTGCGAGGTGCAATCTTCCTTGTCTTCAGGCCGATGGGTCTCCTTACACTCGGAGCTGGGCAGGACCCTCACGCTCCCTGATGCCTGCACCTGCTGACAAGAGACCCGCCTCTCTCTGAAGCCCCGCCCACAGGCACTGGAGCATTTGGACCACACTGTAGACACCCAGCTGACAGATAAAAGAATATAGAATATCATTACCCAAAACACAAATACACCTCAATAAAATATGCAGTTTTTCTGATTCCTTgagatcgaacccatgacctttgccttgctaatgcaatgctctgctGATCGACACTTTTgtacagatacaaatacaaaatatagctgcaagcagcaattgccgggtttcgagcattaaagcacgtcaaaaacgtcagacgtcgattaccaggctgaggagttgcacccgaatacagacacaatgaatgatagaccacctcgctccagaaaaacgaacgagatggtcaaaaacggatcatacagactatttatgcttacacacatgtgcacataTAAGACAAACACgtaatgtccttaatgtgacGTTATtaggataatttgttaacgagaattagttattcagatttatacggaaacatacaattcagaaatggctaactaaaaggccattgagtcgtAGTATGGTTATCAATGGTTCAAACAGGCTGTGGGCgtgcatatacgacacaaacagcagcgcaggAGACCGCAAAGAcctacagtggacagcacattaaagatgtcagacgtcgttgacaaggctgatccagcatccacaaaaacgaaagagatggtctgaaacagttcatacagactatgtatgcttaaacacccgtgcacctataggacaaacatgtcacgtgcttaatgtgaagtcattcgcttggggtcaagcgatttgggaccttatgacctttaagggcatgcctgagtagatttgctgcattgttcaaaataaatgatgaaaagtaagctaccagacacacttgttcatagttgtcagcaaaaaaagtgctatcattcagtgaaatgtctccctctcttctcacggaacattgacaaacagaacactgaaggaaatgtttgtggtgcttgcaatggcaaaacttgggtcacaaaatgttaaaatagtgttaatgagtcaaaatagccgaaccccatgtctctaagatgttctgatacagagatacagctcttgctaaatggttgctagggtattctcattggttgctagggagtgaactgcaatccaccaatgattatactcaaagccatgaaaggcacaatctatgatgactcatgattttagatgtaaggttgcagtatttttaagtaaaaataacaaataaccactaggtggcgctatgtcaaactcgtgcatgcaacctcgggtcatgactgtgttacatgtagctagtatcacggctattcactttagtttagtgaagaaacaattgtatgaccatttggcttactcaatgtcaaaggttttgttcaattatgaggccaactagtggtgtaggcaaaaaattttttttgtattgcctcagactctgctcagacatcagcataacaaatctggtaaaaaaatgtcatttcatagcggagttataaccatttatgtttagaaaacacaaaaaatgaatgtaatttttcgttttttgcaattttcggccatttctgatggaaattttaacataacgccaatagagttttttgttcagaaggtaaagtaaatttcttcctatggtgttttcgagtcgatcggaataaccctcgcggagttattcacgcatgttttgtaagcacagtttttgcagtgcagaactaaccgtaaggcaaaacctggtatgtttggtatcgtaggacttggaaacaattcaggatgataaaaaaaacaactcccatgaaaatctcttgaccacagataaaattataggcgtgaaagttgtaaccattgcgtaagcacagtatttagtgccattttccccgttatagcgccatctagtgt is a window from the Misgurnus anguillicaudatus chromosome 21, ASM2758022v2, whole genome shotgun sequence genome containing:
- the saxo2 gene encoding stabilizer of axonemal microtubules 2 isoform X1 — protein: MTRLCVCDMCNCGRHRCTHQSSTLYSKGGLSNALSEYTEKYPAYKGHTRPKSLKPQQEYKAHQSTMEGTTTFRTDYIPYVVPRRPERQQVEYKPKPGQIDLGTTYKQDFNQYEVQPFVPSRPKERVHIINAKLDTVPTYKEDFRQWEISRRELTKPDMTYHPPAAKFGNSTTFQDDFVQKGLVPRESYKPPNVAKFSDVPFENLTSNKLSYVPHALEARYIKAPEEYKPNSNPFQDLTTHRQDFQGLPGQLPKSCKPVVLKKASNKPFQSSTEFRDRFQQWPVSLPEFHKSVEYTSPTAHMDLTTTSHTDYIKHQVQPFLSAKPFSIPKKSSEPFQGNTTMRDDFQPWAPQRQSLIRKQEEIRRSSDKMEDLTTFKAHFIHHQPQPSQSFKPHNAPMQSDAPLENDTMYRTEFTPKKISICPASFEAPPGFVFDAYDDRGHRFFRKLTSTDRIETPKEMALIA
- the saxo2 gene encoding stabilizer of axonemal microtubules 2 isoform X2 gives rise to the protein MTRLCVCDMCNCGTDYIPYVVPRRPERQQVEYKPKPGQIDLGTTYKQDFNQYEVQPFVPSRPKERVHIINAKLDTVPTYKEDFRQWEISRRELTKPDMTYHPPAAKFGNSTTFQDDFVQKGLVPRESYKPPNVAKFSDVPFENLTSNKLSYVPHALEARYIKAPEEYKPNSNPFQDLTTHRQDFQGLPGQLPKSCKPVVLKKASNKPFQSSTEFRDRFQQWPVSLPEFHKSVEYTSPTAHMDLTTTSHTDYIKHQVQPFLSAKPFSIPKKSSEPFQGNTTMRDDFQPWAPQRQSLIRKQEEIRRSSDKMEDLTTFKAHFIHHQPQPSQSFKPHNAPMQSDAPLENDTMYRTEFTPKKISICPASFEAPPGFVFDAYDDRGHRFFRKLTSTDRIETPKEMALIA